A genome region from Baekduia alba includes the following:
- a CDS encoding ADP-ribosylglycohydrolase family protein produces MISETARAIALEDRAVGCLAGSAVGDALGGPTEGWSPEDIRARYGGWVEGFVPPFYPDWREARPIAPYRKGDGRVTDDTLMTHALVRVYRSKRDHLDAYDIASELVPLMIGEKQWIPELDREALPLERVFLAEKWLVLRLHYGHVDPREAGVGNVVNCGAAMYMAPVGVANAANPRAAYAEAIDLAGPHQSSFGREAAGVLAAGVAAAMAPGATADSVIGACLDVAHDGTAAAIDAVVEAAGRCDSWREALPVLRDAVRPYDTVADTYREPGLGARRPSRLHAIEELPVALGLVRIAGGRYEDAVLAGVNYGRDSDSIASMAGAICGALHGRDAVPEAWRTGVAYASRLDIEEPGRGMAAVAAEIFARDVERRTAVDATFRALLEDDACA; encoded by the coding sequence ATGATCTCCGAGACCGCCCGCGCCATCGCCTTGGAGGACCGCGCCGTCGGCTGCCTGGCGGGCAGCGCCGTCGGCGACGCCCTCGGCGGTCCGACCGAGGGCTGGTCGCCCGAGGACATCCGCGCGCGCTACGGCGGCTGGGTCGAGGGCTTCGTCCCGCCGTTCTACCCCGACTGGCGCGAGGCGCGCCCGATCGCCCCCTACCGCAAGGGTGACGGGCGCGTGACCGACGACACGCTGATGACCCACGCGCTCGTCCGCGTCTACCGGTCCAAGCGCGACCACCTCGACGCCTACGACATCGCGTCCGAGCTCGTGCCGTTGATGATCGGGGAGAAGCAGTGGATCCCCGAGCTCGACCGCGAGGCGCTGCCGCTCGAGCGCGTCTTCCTGGCCGAGAAGTGGCTCGTGCTGCGGCTGCACTACGGCCACGTCGACCCGCGCGAGGCCGGCGTCGGCAACGTGGTCAACTGCGGCGCCGCGATGTACATGGCGCCGGTCGGCGTGGCCAACGCGGCCAACCCGCGCGCGGCGTACGCGGAGGCGATCGATCTCGCCGGCCCGCATCAGTCGAGCTTCGGCCGGGAGGCCGCGGGCGTGCTGGCCGCGGGCGTCGCCGCCGCCATGGCGCCCGGCGCGACGGCCGACTCCGTGATCGGCGCCTGCCTGGACGTCGCCCACGACGGGACGGCCGCCGCGATCGACGCGGTCGTCGAGGCGGCCGGGCGCTGCGACAGCTGGCGCGAGGCGCTGCCCGTGCTGCGCGACGCCGTGCGCCCGTACGACACGGTCGCCGACACCTACCGCGAGCCCGGCCTGGGCGCGCGCCGGCCGAGCCGGCTGCACGCGATCGAGGAGCTGCCCGTGGCGCTCGGGCTCGTGCGCATCGCCGGCGGCCGCTACGAGGACGCCGTCCTGGCGGGCGTCAACTACGGCCGCGACTCGGACTCGATCGCGTCGATGGCCGGCGCGATCTGCGGCGCCCTGCACGGTCGCGACGCGGTGCCCGAGGCGTGGCGGACGGGCGTCGCCTACGCCAGCCGGCTCGACATCGAGGAGCCGGGACGCGGCATGGCCGCGGTGGCGGCCGAGATCTTCGCGCGCGACGTCGAGCGCCGGACGGCCGTCGACGCGACGTTCCGCGCGCTGCTGGAGGACGACGCGTGCGCTTGA
- a CDS encoding ADP-ribosylglycohydrolase family protein: protein MATLSDRVLGTVLGLAVGDAAGWPAVRHRAVALPPWTRRLARELDAHAEEQGVTTLPVPFSLNQPPAPLRIGPGDDAEWLAFTAEHVLAAAPPDRATIDAAWAALARRADEPGLRARISVRCALDHLAAGRAAPVSGHDHPHCADDAAALRAPVFGMLAPGDPDAAAALAAVDAAVTNAEDGLHAARAVAAAVAVGVAAGGVEDVVAAALAELPAGTAIRRQADAAVGLGREAATQGGPFAVVPAIDGQLLDHVYSYGVAAADTLPAALALLVAADGALVPAVSAAACLARCADSAPALTGALAGALGGAGAVPTAWRDRVATLAGCCLPELAGRDLHDLGRRLAQRAGTPPTQTTGAVT from the coding sequence GTGGCGACGCTGAGCGATCGCGTCCTGGGCACGGTGCTCGGCCTCGCGGTGGGCGACGCGGCCGGCTGGCCCGCGGTCCGGCACCGGGCGGTGGCGCTGCCGCCCTGGACGCGGCGGCTGGCGCGCGAGCTCGACGCGCACGCCGAGGAGCAGGGCGTCACCACGCTGCCGGTCCCCTTCAGCCTCAACCAGCCGCCGGCGCCGCTGCGCATCGGGCCCGGCGACGACGCCGAGTGGCTCGCGTTCACCGCCGAGCACGTCCTCGCGGCCGCGCCGCCCGACCGCGCGACGATCGACGCCGCGTGGGCGGCGCTGGCCCGGCGCGCGGACGAGCCCGGGCTGCGCGCGCGCATCTCGGTCCGCTGCGCGCTGGACCACCTCGCGGCCGGGCGCGCCGCACCGGTCAGCGGCCACGACCACCCGCACTGCGCCGACGACGCGGCGGCGCTGCGCGCTCCGGTCTTCGGCATGCTCGCGCCGGGCGACCCGGACGCCGCGGCCGCGCTGGCCGCGGTCGACGCCGCCGTCACCAACGCCGAGGACGGGCTGCACGCCGCGCGCGCGGTCGCCGCGGCGGTGGCAGTCGGCGTCGCGGCCGGCGGCGTCGAGGACGTCGTGGCCGCCGCGCTGGCCGAGCTGCCCGCCGGCACGGCGATCCGGCGCCAGGCCGACGCCGCGGTCGGCCTCGGGCGCGAGGCGGCGACGCAGGGCGGTCCGTTCGCCGTCGTCCCCGCCATCGACGGGCAGCTGCTGGACCACGTCTACAGCTACGGCGTCGCCGCGGCGGACACGTTGCCGGCCGCGCTGGCGCTGCTGGTCGCCGCGGACGGCGCGCTGGTCCCCGCGGTCTCCGCCGCCGCCTGCCTGGCGCGCTGCGCGGACTCCGCGCCGGCGCTGACCGGCGCGCTGGCCGGCGCGCTCGGCGGCGCCGGCGCCGTGCCCACGGCCTGGCGCGACCGCGTCGCGACGCTGGCCGGGTGCTGCCTGCCCGAGCTCGCCGGGCGCGACCTCCACGACCTTGGCCGGCGGCTCGCGCAGCGCGCCGGCACACCGCCAACCCAGACGACAGGAGCCGTCACATGA